In Juglans regia cultivar Chandler chromosome 13, Walnut 2.0, whole genome shotgun sequence, the following proteins share a genomic window:
- the LOC108982733 gene encoding cytochrome P450 87A3-like yields MWTVFGLCVVGLIVVWFTYWINKWRNPKCNGVLPPGSMGPPLIGESLQLIVPSYSLDLHPFIRKRVQRYGSIFRTSVAGRPIIVSTDVEFNHYLAKQEGRLVELWYLDSFAELFKQDGESKTNAIGLVHKYVRSITLNHFGIDNLKETLLSQIEEYVNKTLQTWSSLPSVEVKHAASAMIFDLTAKLLFGYDAEKSPVKMSEKLANTLDGLMSFPLNIPGTAYHKCLKDQKEALNMLRNTVKERMISPEKRGGDFLDQAVDDMKKESYLTEDFLVYLLFGILFASFESVSSLLSLTLKLLAEHPAVLQQMTAEHEAILKNREDPNSTLNWDEYKSMTLTLGVINETLRLANVAPGLLRRALKDIEFKGYTIPAGWTIMLANSAIQLNPNTYKDPLAFNPWRWQDLEPHVVSKNFMPFGGGIRQCAGAEYSKTFMATFLHVLVTKYRWTKVKGGKISRSPVLGFVDGIHINFVEKHS; encoded by the exons atgtGGACAGTTTTTGGATTGTGTGTTGTGGGATTGATTGTAGTATGGTTTACTTACTGGATAAACAAATGGAGAAACCCAAAGTGCAATGGAGTACTCCCTCCTGGTTCTATGGGACCTCCTCTTATCGGAGAATCCCTTCAGTTGATCGTTCCCAGTTATTCTCTAGACCTCCACCCTTTCATCAGAAAGAGAGTTCAAAG aTATGGATCCATATTTCGAACAAGCGTGGCTGGTCGGCCTATTATAGTATCAACAGATGTGGAGTTCAACCATTACTTAGCTAAACAAGAAGGCAGGTTGGTTGAACTATGGTACTTGGATTCATTTGCAGAGCTCTTCAAGCAAGATGGTGAAAGTAAGACTAATGCCATTGGTCTTGTCCACAAGTACGTAAGAAGTATTACATTGAATCACTTTGGTATTGACAACCTCAAGGAAACGTTGCTTTCTCAAATCGAAGAATATGTTAACAAAACCCTACAAACATGGTCAAGTCTGCCTTCTGTTGAAGTGAAGCATGCCGCTTCAGCC ATGATATTTGATCTCACTGCCAAGCTATTATTTGGTTATGATGCTGAAAAATCGCCTGTGAAGATGAGTGAGAAGCTTGCCAATACCTTAGATGGTCTTATGTCATTTCCCTTGAATATCCCTGGTACTGCGTACCACAAATGTTTGAAG GACCAAAAGGAAGCATTGAATATGCTAAGGAACACGGTAAAAGAGAGGATGATTTCACCCGAGAAACGTGGAGGAGATTTCCTTGATCAGGCTGTTGATGACATGAAAAAGGAGAGTTACTTAACAGAAGACTTTCTCGTCTATTTGTTGTTTGGGATCTTATTTGCAAGCTTTGAGTCGGtttcatcattattatcattgactCTCAAGTTACTTGCGGAGCATCCTGCTGTTCTACAACAGATGACG GCCGAGCACGAGGCAATTCTCAAAAACAGAGAGGATCCAAATTCCACACTAAATTGGGATGAATACAAGTCAATGACTTTGACCCTTGGA GTGATTAATGAAACTCTTAGGTTGGCAAATGTTGCTCCCGGTTTACTACGAAGAGCATTGAAAGATATAGAATTTAAAg GATATACAATTCCGGCTGGTTGGACCATCATGCTTGCTAATTCTGCTATCCAACTGAACCCAAACACATACAAGGATCCACTTGCTTTCAATCCATGGCGTTGgcag GATCTCGAGCCACATGTTGTATCTAAGAATTTCATGCCATTCGGAGGAGGAATTAGACAGTGTGCAGGGGCAGAGTATAGCAAAACTTTCATGGCTACCTTTCTGCATGTCTTGGTCACTAAATATAG